The following are from one region of the Magallana gigas chromosome 6, xbMagGiga1.1, whole genome shotgun sequence genome:
- the LOC109619925 gene encoding polycystin-1-like protein 2 — MDTRLTFITLHLVFCFPYVFCIDEFGFSGQSPLELKVLSGERSLESFILEMSFKSYTTDGLLIVHRSTSSSDFYTVSVHNMTLAFWLQSSNKLLKTESIHPLNYDEWNNITLVKTNRLISLSLNDCPVIESETQLSGRTEYLIELGEILYLGGHHTPSQLTGLSPTAQVFTGCVRELKFTAQISTWKNLCFWCSFTKSVEYRLSQDTVTVDLLRRGLIKNCDTTRLCQYSLTVNNIQPIVANLCHWAESDISIATNVTSNCSGLLISYDWSLHYLFGSYVTISDGSRYSLPDTTQLNRSVLSLTVGADHSSYLVNGVYGVHLTLVVTSDTDKARLIQQGYFIIGCPDVEKAGSDFSCEWLNEILSRDLHLAIRIQRTIHCRNTAPVTTIGHLQKTTEFWNLEEQAKNISAHTKKLTIYHPPLQIQCLSGCGDKVNPGENLTVLSMCRSCVTHSWAVYGCGSLCDTEVKVADRPQNESVFSFHVNNSFVNQQVVYIGTYPTGRNVRAVYNLTLNEPPILGNCSIIPQSGRTLLTGFNVSCQGFFDPDSPLTYTLYQIQSTGKKTKLMKSDEAFIPALYLSEGPTENNHTLSLVVVCKDSMGLESFALPLSVTVLPLASGSDIVDVISGNVLGNSSSTGIISDLLAAGQQSAVTQILQTSVLALNTDAATNASNTDRKQQRTEVREAVVAILANSSTSSPDIETVTSILNTATEIQEELSPQIQEQATVLYEGMTSAFSNKSANVSQSAAEKTAGLLLEGVTMLLDTRTSYGTKILHMGPPNDTLQKEVKSSAERLLGIVDKITDIMMDYITPDAAPSVFTTSKMNLALSKASPSQLGGKKLSLDRGNNSGDFTIPSDGKLSTLLSNTSFTSIQVMLTEKNPYIWDPASDSLTTPMVSLTLRDDLDQKLNVTSLTNPVDVYISNFNPVIQKSEENFTLSVQDFDSFNATQTTELCRIMTFNSTEGRSTVFTVRPLTFNLTVNVIEVQNRTNMSHLNVRAAGVSLSKLNNFTHIFSSFPTGEVSLAFCIDQTVDNYLELSRQCLTLTSCGLTLETQLYFAVCMYWNVTEDKWSSSGCQVGQQTTPASMHCQCTHLTAFSGSFLVAPNFVDPFADAALFLTFFSNPVVVSCVILIWLIYFTLLTWAKKQDRLDKYRGGVIIAHENNPDHKYAYLVCVITGWWKNAGTTSSVSLSFAGTEGHSGRHCLSESVPGRQCFLSGYEDWFLVTTSHSLGDLRSLSVWHDSSGKSPHWYLSRILIEDLQTQQTWTFLFSDWVAVDRGSVSLKVTLQPCSLEDLKSQTNQQFLFKSSRDLRESHLWLSIASKPSYSSFTRAQRLSCALCLLLMTMLTSLMFHGIPTDDPADQARVSYITISLSDLVIGVQSGLIMFPVNILIIQLFLKAKKKPRGTTPVRVKKKRKKQKKNSVSGIEAGEGSETLEEEEEEEREPAKEDGLLPWWTVYIAWTLVISLSVVSSYFVMLYGLKYGYQKSVDWLVSFFTAFFQSAFITQPFKVIAISLVFTMILKKPVVVQGGKASTEKMSEQFDSADKPQSRYVPDPLSRRLMNRIRKKLKLEEEIHVTLRDIALYALFVICILFMAHGHRNVGKSLMMRRYMESVFIEPRHPPIYSQASGFSTDILELNNIANVELFWSYIKERIVPVLGEMSLGNATAPGLVSEYFLLGKYRIRQVRIQEDSCDYPEWVRRKTMTFSMNCSGEYWIGNEDSGDYNMSWREPLTYKPKRLSDTWSHRSSWSLKTIPYEGTLATYSGGGYTVLLDGNVSQSLSMIQDLQDSSWIDHRTRAVFVEFTTYNANIKLFCVVMIPFEFSNLGVIYPSYQIFSTKNFTYSSPLEVFTALCEILFVIFALAFFYFEIKRFYYGGRAKYFSDPWSYVEIIQIIMSFSIVGLYLKKIVSVSAKLTDLHITEEFVSFYTSIFWDMTLNYILAFFVALVILKFFKYLKFNVRMYFMSQTLSIAKKNLLGFSLMVVIIVVAFAHFAVFTFGPIVKGFSNMGQSLITLFQLALGESDFYPIQQANRYMGPAFFFLYIFLVQWTVLVMFMAILNLAIEETKSNMAQMKNDLEVVDYIYNRIHQILPKCH; from the exons GTTACAGTCTTCTAATAAGTTGTTGAAGACAGAGAGTATTCATCCCCTCAACTATGATGAATGGAACAACATAACTCTGGTGAAGACAAACAGACTGATCTCTCTGTCTCTTAATGATTGTCCTGTCATTGAG AGTGAAACACAATTAAGTGGGAGAACGGAATACCTAATTGAGTTGGGTGAGATCCTGTACCTTGGAGGACACCACACCCCCTCACAGCTGACCGGTCTAAGCCCCACCGCCCAGGTGTTCACAGGATGTGTCAGGGAGCTCAAGTTCACAGCACAGATATCCACATGGAAAAACCTATGTTTCTGGTGTTCATTTACTAAG TCTGTAGAGTATAGGTTGTCACAGGACACGGTGACAGTTGATCTTCTCAGGAGAGGCCTGATCA AGAACTGTGACACAACCAGACTTTGTCAGTACTCTCTAACTGTCAACAACATCCAACCAATAGTCGCGAATCTCTGTCATTGGGCAGAATCAGACATCTCCATAGCAACCAATGTAACCAGCAATTGTTCGGGTCTTCTGATTTCCTATGATTGG AGCCTACATTACCTCTTTGGGAGTTATGTAACTATATCAGATGGCTCTCGATACAGCCTTCCCGACACTACTCAACTTAACCGGTCGGTCTTGTCCCTGACAGTGGGAGCTGACCACAGCAGCTATCTTGTGAATGGGGTGTACGGTGTCCATCTGACCCTAGTCGTTACCTCGGACACAGACAAAGCAAGACTTATACAGCAG GGTTACTTTATTATTGGATGCCCGGATGTAGAGAAAGCAGGGTCAGATTTCAGCTGTGAATGGCTGAATGAAATCTTATCCAGGGATCTCCATCTGGCCATCAGAATCCAGAGAACCAT ACATTGTAGAAATACTGCACCTGTCACAACCATAGGACATCTTCAGAAAACTACTGAATTCTGGAACCTGGAAGAGCAAGCCAAAAATATTTCAGCCCACACCAAGAAGCTGACTATTTACCACCCCCCACTCCAAATTCA ATGCCTGAGCGGCTGTGGGGACAAGGTGAACCCAGGGGAGAACCTGACTGTGCTAAGCATGTGTAGGTCCTGTGTAACTCACTCCTGGGCAGTGTATGGGTGTGGATCTTTGTGTGACACAGAGGTCAAGGTTGCTGACCGCCCTCAGAATGAGTCAGTGTTCAGCTTCCATGTGAACAACTCCTTCGTCAACCAGCAAGTGGTCTATATCG gaACTTATCCCACAGGTAGAAATGTGAGAGCAGTGTACAATCTGACTCTGAATGAACCCCCAATTCTTGGGAACTGTTCCATCATCCCCCAGTCAGGACGCACCCTCCTGACCGGCTTCAATGTATCCTGTCAGGGATTTTTTGACCCTGATTCCCCACTGACTTACACTCTCTACCAGATCCAGTCTACAG GTAAGAAGACAAAACTTATGAAATCTGATGAAGCGTTCATACCCGCTCTGTACCTGAGTGAGGGGCCCACAGAGAACAACCACACCCTGTCACTAGTGGTGGTGTGTAAAGACAGCATGGGCTTGGAATCATTTGCCCTGCCTCTCAGTGTCACG GTACTGCCTTTGGCATCCGGCTCGGATATTGTGGATGTGATTTCTGGGAATGTCCTCGGTAACTCCAGCTCCACAGGGATAATCAGTGACCTACTGGCGGCTGGACAGCAGTCAG ccGTGACACAGATCTTACAAACCTCAGTGCTAGCTCTGAATACTGATGCAGCAACAAACGCAAGCAACACGGACAGGAAACAGCAGCGCACAGAG GTCAGAGAAGCAGTGGTTGCCATTCTGGCCAATTCTTCCACTAGTTCCCCGGACATTGAGACGGTCACCAGTATCCTAAACACAGCCACAGAAATCCAGGAAGAACTATCCCCACAAATACAG GAACAGGCAACAGTCCTATATGAAGGAATGACTTCAGCTTTTTCAAATAAGTCAGCTAATGTTTCCCAAAGTGCAGCTGAAAAAACTGCAGG GCTGCTGTTAGAAGGAGTGACCATGCTGCTCGACACACGGACCAGCTACGGTACAAAGATTCTCCACATGGGACCACCCAATGACACCCTACAGAAGGAG GTCAAGAGTTCAGCAGAGAGGCTTCTGGGTATTGTGGACAAGATTACCGACATCATGATGGACTACATCACCCCCGATGCTGCCCCGTCAGTGTTCACCACCTCGAAGATGAACTTGGCTCTGTCCAAAGCCTCACCTTCACAACTGGGGGGCAAAAAACTGTCCTTAGACAGGGGAAACAACTCTGGTGATTTTACGATCCCCTCTGATGGGAAGTTGTCTACCTTGTTAAGCAATACCTCCTTTACAAGCATCCAG GTGATGCTGACTGAGAAAAATCCCTATATCTGGGACCCCGCCTCTGACTCTCTGACCACACCCATGGTGTCCTTGACCCTCAgagatgaccttgaccaaaaGCTCAATGTCACCAGTCTCACAAACCCTGTAGATGTTTACATCTCCAACTTTA atCCAGTGATACAAAAATCAGAAGAAAACTTCACACTAAGTGTACAAgattttgatagttttaatGCCACACAGACAACTGAACTGTGCAGAATAATGACCTTTAACTCCACAGAAGGAAGATCTACTGTTTTCACTGTGCGACCTTTGACATTTAACCTCACTGTTAATGTCATTGAAGTTCAGAACAGAACCAACATGAGTCATCTTAATGTCAGGGCTGCAGGAGTCTCACTCAGTAAACTCAACAACTTTACACACATCTTTAGTTCCTTTCCAACTGGAGAAGTCTCTCTAGCATTCTGTATTGACCAGACGGTGGATAATTACTTGGAGCTGAGCCGTCAGTGTTTGACCTTAACCTCCTGTGGTTTGACCTTGGAGACCCAGCTGTACTTTGCTGTGTGTATGTACTGGAATGTCACAGAGGACAAGTGGTCTTCAAGTGGATGTCAG GTAGGTCAACAGACAACCCCGGCTTCCATGCATTGTCAGTGTACACATCTGACGGCTTTCTCCGGTAGTTTCTTGGTGGCGCCTAACTTTGTTGACCCGTTTGCTGATGCGGCGCTGTTCCTGACCTTCTTCTCTAACCCGGTGGTGGTCTCCTGTGTGATCCTGATCTGGCTGATCTACTTCACTCTGTTGACCTGGGCCAAAAAACAGGACAGACTAGACAAGTACAGG GGTGGAGTCATCATTGCCCATGAGAACAACCCTGACCACAAGTACGCGTACCTGGTGTGTGTAATCACAGGGTGGTGGAAGAACGCCGGCACCACCTCCAGTGTTAGCCTGTCCTTCGCTGGAACTGAGGGCCACAGTGGCCGCCACTGTCTGAGCGAGTCCGTTCCAGGGAGACAGTGCTTCCTGTCAGGATATGAGGACTGGTTCCTGGTCACCACCAGCCACAGTCTTGGGGACCTCCGGAGTCTCTCAGTGTGGCATGACAGCTCTGGGAAATCCCCACATTG GTACTTGTCCAGAATCCTGATAGAGGACCTCCAGACCCAGCAGACCTGGACCTTCCTGTTCAGTGACTGGGTGGCGGTTGACAGGGGCTCGGTCAGTCTCAAGGTCACCCTCCAGCCCTGCTCCCTGGAGGACCTCAAGTCTCAAACCAACCAGCAGTTCCTGTTCAAGTCGAGCCGGGACCTCCGAGAGTCACACCTCTGGCTAAGCATTGCTTCAAAGCCCTCCTACAGCTCCTTTACCCGCGCTCAGCGACTGTCCTGTGCCCTCTGCCTGCTTCTGATGACCATGCTGACCAGTCTGATGTTTCATGGGATTCCCACTGATGACCCGGCAGACCAGGCTCGAGTGAGCTACATCACAATCTCGCTGTCTGATCTCGTGATTGGGGTACAAAGTGGACTCATCATGTTCCCTGTCAATATACTCATCATTCAGCTCTTCCTAAAAGCCAAGAAAAAGCCAAGGGGCACAACTCCTGTAAGAGTAAAGAAGAAGAgaaagaaacagaaaaaaaattctgtaagTGGCATTGAAGCTGGTGAGGGTAGCGAAACACTAGAggaagaggaggaggaagagAGAGAACCAGCCAAGGAGGATGGGTT ACTGCCATGGTGGACGGTCTACATTGCCTGGACATTGGTGATCTCCCTTTCTGTGGTCTCCTCATACTTTGTCATGTTGTACGGACTAAAGTACGGCTATCAGAAGAGTGTGGACTGGCTTGTCTCCTTCTTCACTGCCTTCTTCCAGAGCGCTTTCATTACCCAGCCATTCAAGGTCATCGCCATCTCCCTGGTCTTCACCATGATTCTGAAGAAACCAGTGGTAGTGCAGGGAGGGAAGGCCAGCACAG AGAAGATGAGTGAGCAGTTTGACTCTGCAGACAAGCCCCAGAGCCGCTACGTTCCAGACCCACTCTCTCGACGACTAATGAACAGGATCCgcaaaaagctgaaacttgaagAGGAGATTCACGTTACCCTGAGAGACATCGCCCTGTACGCGCTTTTTGTGATCTGTATCCTTTTCATGGCGCACGGTCATCGGAACGTCGGCAAGTCACTGATGATGCGCCGGTACATGGAGAGCGTGTTTATTGAGCCCAGACACCCTCCCATCTACTCCCAGGCCTCGGGCTTCTCCACGGACATCCTGGAACTCAATAAT ATTGCCAATGTAGAGCTTTTCTGGTCATATATTAAGGAGCGCATTGTTCCTGTTCTCGGTGAGATGTCGCTAGGCAACGCTACAGCACCTGGACTGGTCAGCGAGTACTTTCTGTTGGGAAAGTACCGAATACGACAGGTCAGAATCCAAGAAG ACAGCTGCGACTATCCTGAATGGGTACGGAGGAAGACTATGACATTCAGCATGAACTGTTCTGGCGAGTACTGGATCGGCAACGAAGACTCGGGGGACTACAACATGAGCTGGAGAGAGCCCCTCACCTACAAACCCAAGCGGCTGTCCGACACCTGGAGTCACCGCTCCTCCTGGTCCCTTAAAACTATCCCCTACGAGGGGACCCTAGCCACATACAGTGGCGGGGGGTACACTGTGCTGCTGGACGGGAACGTGAGCCAGTCCCTGTCCATGATTCAGGATCTACAGGACTCCAGCTGGATAGACCACAGAACCCGGGCAGTGTTTGTGGAATTCACCACCTATAATGCTAATATTAAACTTTTCTGTGTTGTTATGATTCCCTTTGAGTTCTCCAATCTTGGAGTTATATACCCCAGCTACCAGATATTTTCAACGAAAAACTTCACCTACAGCAGCCCTTTGGAAGTATTTACTGCCCTTTGTGAAATTCTGTTTGTGATATTTGCCTTGGCgttcttttattttgaaatcaaaagatTTTACTACGGAGGAAGAGCAAAGTATTTTTCAGATCCTTGGAGTTATGTGGAAATCATTCAGATCATTATGTCTTTCTCTATCGTGGGTCTTTACTTGAAGAAGATTGTATCCGTCTCAGCTAAACTGACGGACTTGCACATTACGGAAGAATTTGTCAGTTTTTATACCTCTATTTTCTGGGACATGACATTGAACTACATTCTGGCCTTTTTTGTGGCTTTGGTGATTTTGAAATTcttcaaatatttgaaattcaacGTCAGAATGTACTTCATGTCTCAGACCCTCTCCATCGCCAAGAAAAACCTGCTCGGCTTCAGCCTGATGGTGGTGATCATAGTGGTGGCCTTCGCTCACTTCGCTGTCTTCACCTTCGGCCCCATCGTGAAGGGCTTCTCCAACATGGGCCAGTCTCTGATTACCCTGTTTCAGCTGGCCCTTGGCGAATCGGACTTCTACCCCATACAGCAGGCTAACCGGTACATGGGGCCCGCCTTCTTCTTCCTGTACatatttctggtgcagtggacCGTACTAGTCATGTTCATGGCCATCCTTAACCTGGCCATCGAGGAGACCAAGAGCAACATGGCCCAAATGAAAAACGATCTGGAGGTTGTGGATTATATATACAACAGAATACACCAGATATTGCCTAAATGTCACTGA